A window from Bacteroidota bacterium encodes these proteins:
- a CDS encoding response regulator transcription factor, protein MPEKKISCLAVDDEPPALDVLRKYISSVQSLELVGTCSDAVEALNSIRQRSVDLIFLDIQMPQILGTDFLRTLKNPPKVIFTTAFRKFAIEGFELDAVDYLLKPISFERFLKAVNKVMDASLNGTLNIENEQQNKVATDNNIYFRSDRKMIKVNLSDIQYIESIKDYIKVVTISGTIITKQSISSIEETLPKDLFMRIHRSYIVSLNKIESYNNELVWIAKQELPISRMYRHEVGKTLKLE, encoded by the coding sequence ATGCCTGAAAAAAAGATAAGCTGTTTGGCTGTTGATGATGAACCGCCGGCACTTGATGTACTTAGAAAATACATTTCAAGTGTACAGTCTTTGGAATTGGTCGGAACTTGTTCGGATGCGGTAGAAGCATTGAATTCTATTCGTCAGCGTTCAGTTGACCTGATCTTTCTTGATATTCAAATGCCACAAATCTTAGGAACTGATTTTTTACGAACACTTAAAAATCCCCCGAAGGTAATTTTTACTACTGCTTTTAGAAAATTTGCCATTGAGGGGTTTGAGCTGGATGCTGTTGATTATTTATTGAAACCTATTTCTTTTGAACGCTTTCTGAAAGCGGTTAATAAAGTAATGGATGCTTCGTTGAATGGAACTCTTAATATTGAAAATGAGCAACAAAATAAAGTTGCAACCGATAATAATATTTATTTCAGAAGCGACAGGAAGATGATTAAAGTGAATTTGTCTGATATACAATACATAGAGAGTATAAAGGATTATATTAAAGTAGTAACAATATCTGGTACCATAATTACAAAGCAATCCATATCGTCAATAGAAGAAACGCTGCCAAAAGATTTGTTCATGCGTATACATCGTTCTTATATTGTGTCATTGAATAAAATTGAATCTTATAATAATGAACTGGTATGGATTGCTAAGCAGGAATTGCCCATCAGTCGGATGTACCGCCATGAAGTTGGAAAAACTCTTAAACTGGAGTAA
- a CDS encoding vanadium-dependent haloperoxidase, protein MKKISLLTSVLLIMLFSCKKNVEKQVTQEELQSVASQNKGHGHLQQTKTFSADVVIRWLNMQLDMLRVPLTGGATGSQAANRAMAYCGIAVYESVVPGMPAYQTLTGQLNGFPEMPPTEPGKAYHWAASANAALAEMNRRLFPGASPANKAQIDTLENTLQAGYAAEADAATLLRSIAFGKEVATRVFVWAAADGSGNVNAQYVPQPQFIGPGFWVQSLGAGNTLVTTPPNNPQATNPYAYQLRLITPDVTNGTTLEPPPAYSTNPASPFFAMVKDVYDKSQALTPADSAMALYHRDAPGYPGGGHFVAILSQVLVKAGSMLDVAALAYAKTGIASFDATTICFVNKYTYNLVRPINYIRTTLGHGSWNALFNTPGHPEFPSAHAVNSAAIATALTDVLGDNFQFTLNTYHYLTPSLPDRSYNSFHEMAKEMADSRVLAGIHYQASCDKGLWLGNKVGQNILGKVKFLKD, encoded by the coding sequence ATGAAAAAGATCAGTTTGCTTACTTCTGTGTTATTAATAATGCTATTCTCATGTAAAAAGAATGTTGAGAAGCAAGTAACACAAGAAGAGCTACAATCAGTGGCCAGTCAAAATAAGGGTCACGGCCATTTACAACAAACAAAAACATTTTCTGCCGACGTAGTTATTCGCTGGCTCAATATGCAGCTTGATATGTTGCGTGTTCCATTAACTGGAGGTGCCACCGGCTCACAGGCTGCCAATCGTGCAATGGCTTATTGCGGTATTGCAGTTTACGAATCTGTAGTTCCCGGTATGCCGGCCTACCAGACCCTCACTGGTCAATTAAATGGTTTTCCTGAAATGCCTCCTACTGAACCAGGCAAAGCCTATCATTGGGCCGCAAGTGCAAATGCAGCGCTTGCTGAAATGAACAGAAGACTTTTTCCAGGTGCTTCGCCTGCAAACAAAGCTCAAATTGATACCCTCGAAAATACTTTACAAGCAGGCTATGCTGCGGAAGCAGATGCTGCAACATTGCTGCGTTCCATTGCGTTTGGAAAAGAAGTAGCAACAAGAGTATTTGTATGGGCAGCAGCAGATGGTTCAGGTAATGTGAATGCTCAGTACGTTCCCCAACCTCAGTTTATTGGTCCTGGTTTTTGGGTACAATCTCTTGGTGCAGGAAATACGTTGGTAACTACACCTCCAAACAATCCGCAAGCCACCAATCCGTATGCATATCAGCTTCGGTTAATAACACCTGATGTAACAAATGGAACTACACTTGAGCCTCCACCTGCTTATTCCACTAATCCTGCTTCTCCATTTTTTGCAATGGTAAAAGATGTGTATGATAAATCGCAGGCACTTACACCGGCGGATTCGGCGATGGCTCTTTATCATCGCGATGCACCAGGGTATCCCGGTGGCGGACATTTTGTTGCGATACTTTCCCAGGTATTAGTGAAAGCTGGTTCAATGCTGGACGTTGCAGCTCTTGCTTATGCAAAAACAGGCATAGCTTCATTTGATGCAACTACAATTTGTTTTGTAAATAAATATACTTACAACCTGGTAAGGCCTATTAATTATATCCGTACTACACTAGGACATGGCAGCTGGAATGCGTTGTTTAATACACCCGGGCATCCAGAGTTCCCTTCTGCACATGCAGTAAATAGTGCCGCTATAGCAACGGCTCTTACGGATGTGCTTGGAGATAATTTTCAATTCACATTGAATACCTATCATTATTTAACCCCATCCTTACCAGACCGTAGTTATAATTCATTTCATGAAATGGCAAAAGAAATGGCTGACTCACGGGTTTTAGCCGGGATACATTACCAGGCCTCATGCGATAAAGGATTATGGCTGGGAAATAAGGTTGGTCAGAATATTTTGGGTAAGGTAAAATTTTTGAAAGACTAA
- a CDS encoding response regulator transcription factor: MKVKVTIFDDNKSLRLGLYQLINGSEGYECAGAFENCSNLLKDIENTKPDVVLMDIQMPGISGIEAVKILREKYPDLKILMQTIFEESDKIFQSILAGASGYILKNTSPARILDFIKETYEGGAPMSPSVATKVLKMVGQQPVEKTNSFNLSEREKEILSCLVKGMSYKLIADACFISIDTVRGHIRNIYEKLHVHSKGEAIATAIKDRIV; this comes from the coding sequence ATGAAAGTTAAGGTTACCATTTTTGACGACAATAAAAGCCTTCGTTTGGGTCTTTATCAACTGATAAATGGCAGCGAAGGATATGAATGTGCCGGGGCCTTTGAAAACTGTTCAAATCTTTTGAAAGACATTGAGAATACCAAACCCGATGTGGTGTTAATGGATATTCAAATGCCTGGAATTAGTGGAATAGAGGCGGTAAAAATTTTACGTGAAAAATATCCTGACCTGAAAATTTTAATGCAAACGATCTTTGAGGAAAGCGATAAAATATTTCAATCTATTCTTGCAGGTGCATCAGGATATATTCTTAAAAATACTTCTCCAGCAAGGATACTGGATTTTATAAAAGAAACGTATGAGGGTGGAGCACCTATGAGCCCTTCGGTAGCAACAAAAGTTTTGAAGATGGTAGGACAACAACCTGTTGAAAAAACTAATTCATTTAATCTTTCCGAAAGAGAGAAAGAAATTCTTTCCTGCCTTGTTAAAGGGATGAGTTATAAATTAATTGCAGACGCTTGTTTCATTAGTATTGATACAGTAAGAGGGCATATCCGAAACATCTATGAGAAACTTCATGTTCATTCAAAAGGTGAAGCTATTGCTACAGCTATAAAAGACAGAATTGTTTGA
- a CDS encoding DUF2225 domain-containing protein — MRKRYLLLFILFTINYGVCYAQQNKKIDSLLIVLKNQKDDTGRVNTLNALCKQSLNVYNIPDAKKYQYEALSLAEKKRFEKGIHEAQINSGYIANVRGNMFMGQGNYPDALNNYLAALKVFEKYKFLTGIAGSHLNVGHVYSSQRNYPEALKNYFLALKIFEELKDKNGLGGVYNNIGDVYEDLGNSQEALKYYNDAIKMYAEAGNKRALIDRYFNIGFLYEDQGNYDEALKNHLAALKISEEIGSINGIAASKSNIADIYSKQGKQAEAIKNYSQAAKLYQETGNTEGVGISYTNLGAVYLYLKDFPLAKKNLDSALVIAKELGSIEGTKQIYELMTKVDSAAGNWQEALDDHKSYIIYRDSLASEETTNKIMKYQMQYEFDKKEDSLKYLQALSNAKLNQQILISNQQEQTLLLKENEVALLSNEKQLQQLQMQKDSAESAGHKAEADKNQGQLVLLNKEKAIQALELNRQKQLKKYLLAGLALFLVLAFFVYRNYRTRQQLRLQTLRNKIATDLHDDIGSTLSSISIFSQMAQQESKEAIPLLETIGENSRKMLDAMADIVWTINPENDQFEQIVLRMRSFAYELLGAKKIDFEFNADEEVAKMKLSMDVRKNLYLIFKEATNNMVKYSGADKALFNIKGEKNNLTMLIHDNGKGFDTRQSTTGNGLKNMKKRADEMGAQFLIDSKPGDGTTIELKIAV, encoded by the coding sequence ATGAGAAAAAGATATTTGTTGTTGTTTATCTTATTCACAATAAATTATGGAGTTTGCTATGCTCAGCAGAATAAAAAGATTGACTCCCTGCTCATTGTTTTAAAAAATCAAAAAGATGACACCGGCAGGGTGAATACGTTAAATGCCTTATGCAAACAATCTCTAAACGTCTATAATATCCCAGATGCAAAAAAATATCAGTACGAGGCTCTATCTCTTGCTGAAAAAAAAAGATTTGAAAAAGGAATACATGAGGCACAGATCAATTCAGGTTATATAGCCAATGTCCGCGGAAATATGTTTATGGGACAGGGCAACTATCCGGACGCATTGAATAACTATTTAGCTGCTCTTAAAGTATTCGAAAAGTATAAATTCCTGACTGGCATTGCCGGGTCTCATTTAAATGTAGGACATGTTTATTCGTCTCAACGCAATTACCCGGAAGCGTTGAAAAATTATTTTTTGGCGCTTAAAATATTTGAAGAATTAAAAGATAAAAATGGTCTTGGAGGAGTCTATAACAATATCGGGGATGTTTATGAAGACCTGGGTAATTCCCAGGAAGCCTTAAAATATTATAATGATGCCATTAAGATGTATGCGGAAGCAGGTAACAAACGGGCATTGATCGACCGGTATTTTAATATCGGTTTTCTTTATGAGGACCAGGGAAATTATGATGAAGCTCTAAAAAATCATTTAGCTGCTCTTAAGATAAGCGAAGAAATAGGAAGTATAAATGGAATTGCTGCATCAAAAAGCAATATAGCCGATATATATAGCAAACAGGGCAAGCAAGCCGAAGCAATAAAAAATTATTCACAGGCAGCTAAGTTATATCAGGAAACCGGAAACACAGAAGGCGTAGGCATTTCTTACACTAATTTAGGCGCAGTTTATCTTTATCTGAAAGATTTTCCTCTTGCAAAAAAAAATTTGGACAGTGCTTTAGTTATAGCCAAAGAACTTGGATCAATTGAGGGCACAAAACAAATTTATGAATTGATGACAAAGGTAGATAGCGCAGCAGGGAATTGGCAGGAAGCATTAGATGATCACAAATCATATATTATTTATCGTGATAGCCTGGCGAGCGAAGAGACCACTAATAAAATAATGAAATACCAGATGCAATATGAGTTTGACAAAAAAGAAGACTCATTAAAATATTTGCAGGCACTCTCCAATGCAAAACTTAACCAGCAAATTTTGATAAGCAATCAGCAGGAACAAACACTTTTACTAAAAGAAAACGAAGTTGCATTACTCAGCAATGAAAAGCAATTACAGCAATTGCAGATGCAAAAAGACAGTGCAGAATCTGCAGGGCATAAAGCAGAAGCTGATAAAAATCAGGGACAACTAGTATTGCTGAATAAAGAAAAAGCCATACAGGCATTAGAATTGAACAGGCAAAAGCAACTAAAAAAATATTTATTAGCCGGATTGGCCTTATTTCTTGTTCTTGCTTTTTTTGTTTATAGAAACTACCGAACTCGTCAGCAATTGAGATTACAAACACTAAGAAATAAGATAGCTACCGACCTGCATGATGATATTGGAAGTACCTTAAGCAGTATCTCAATTTTTTCTCAAATGGCACAGCAGGAATCAAAAGAAGCAATTCCTTTATTGGAAACTATTGGAGAAAACTCCCGAAAGATGCTTGATGCAATGGCAGATATAGTATGGACCATTAACCCGGAGAACGATCAGTTTGAGCAAATAGTTTTACGGATGCGCAGTTTTGCTTATGAATTGCTTGGAGCAAAAAAAATCGATTTTGAATTTAATGCCGATGAAGAGGTGGCTAAGATGAAACTGTCAATGGATGTGCGCAAAAACCTGTACCTTATCTTTAAAGAAGCTACTAACAATATGGTGAAATATTCAGGTGCGGATAAGGCATTATTCAACATCAAAGGTGAAAAAAATAATTTAACTATGTTGATTCATGACAACGGAAAAGGATTTGATACACGGCAATCAACAACGGGTAACGGGCTAAAGAATATGAAAAAAAGAGCGGATGAAATGGGGGCTCAATTCCTGATTGATTCAAAACCAGGCGACGGAACAACAATTGAATTAAAAATAGCAGTATAA
- a CDS encoding FKBP-type peptidyl-prolyl cis-trans isomerase gives MSLSDKLKSFLQQKENNNMKTGEEFLAENAKKEGVVSLPSGLQYEVITMGTGEKPTANHTVTCHYHGTTIKGEVFDSSVKRGQPASFPLNAVIKGWTEALQLMPVGSKWKLFIPPQLAYGNRNISREIGPNSTLIFEVELLSFR, from the coding sequence ATGTCATTATCAGATAAGCTGAAATCATTTTTACAACAAAAAGAAAACAACAATATGAAAACAGGTGAAGAGTTTTTAGCAGAGAATGCAAAAAAAGAAGGCGTGGTATCATTACCAAGCGGTTTACAGTATGAAGTTATTACTATGGGCACTGGTGAAAAACCAACAGCCAATCATACCGTTACCTGTCACTATCATGGTACTACTATAAAAGGTGAAGTGTTTGACAGTTCCGTTAAAAGAGGACAGCCTGCAAGCTTTCCATTGAATGCCGTAATAAAAGGCTGGACTGAAGCATTGCAGCTAATGCCTGTCGGTAGTAAATGGAAATTATTTATTCCTCCGCAGCTTGCTTATGGCAACAGGAATATCAGTCGTGAGATCGGTCCAAACAGTACACTGATATTTGAAGTGGAATTATTGTCGTTCAGGTAA
- a CDS encoding erythromycin esterase family protein, translating to MRDKMKQCWLLCLFSLLLSFSFAQQSIKQYVSKEKVAIRSVDPNDIDYNDLRSIDDAIGDKRIIMLGEQDHGDAPTFLAKTRLIKYLHEKKGFNVLAFESDFFGLTEGQKEINNDTAALRKYLKGNIFSIWTNCDACDELFYDYLPQNLKSAQPIIITGFDSQPHSSYSRRRVIKYLDSVLTEEHFPLPNFDHMKKQVLSWTDTLTKKYGVKFGRSPGNDSITRYLNLFADYNRSHYGKNDTYHVLMSIIAYNAQVHAIGLIGSDVRDAQMAANLDWLVNEKYKKEKIIVWAHNYHIMDKSYDAISKKSSPHHSMGNDFLKDSINRQQTYVLGFDSRSGTAGRVTIKKTYKVRKPEKNSIEKWFGKDAYSFIDFKKYNQSVKEPEFFYMKGKYHRQNALAQWTRCFDGIFFIKEMYPCKRFY from the coding sequence ATGCGAGATAAGATGAAACAGTGTTGGTTACTTTGTCTCTTCAGTTTGCTGCTTTCTTTTTCATTTGCCCAACAATCAATAAAGCAATATGTCAGCAAAGAAAAAGTAGCTATTCGCTCAGTTGATCCTAACGACATTGATTACAATGATCTGCGATCTATAGATGATGCTATTGGCGACAAACGCATTATTATGCTTGGTGAACAGGATCATGGTGATGCACCTACCTTCCTGGCAAAAACAAGATTGATCAAATACCTGCATGAAAAAAAAGGATTTAATGTACTTGCATTTGAAAGTGATTTTTTTGGATTAACCGAAGGCCAGAAAGAAATTAATAATGATACGGCTGCCTTACGTAAATATTTAAAAGGAAATATATTTTCTATATGGACTAATTGTGATGCCTGCGACGAACTCTTTTATGACTATCTTCCTCAGAATTTAAAATCTGCTCAACCTATTATAATAACGGGCTTTGACAGTCAACCTCATTCCTCGTATTCCAGGAGGAGAGTTATAAAATATCTTGACTCTGTTCTTACCGAAGAACATTTTCCTTTACCAAATTTTGATCACATGAAAAAGCAAGTACTTAGTTGGACGGACACACTTACAAAAAAATACGGAGTGAAGTTTGGCAGATCTCCGGGAAATGATAGCATAACCAGGTACTTAAATTTGTTTGCTGACTACAATCGTAGTCATTATGGTAAAAACGATACATACCATGTACTGATGAGCATCATTGCTTATAATGCACAGGTACATGCCATAGGATTAATAGGATCCGATGTAAGAGATGCACAAATGGCTGCTAATCTTGATTGGCTGGTAAATGAAAAGTATAAAAAAGAAAAGATCATTGTTTGGGCGCACAATTATCACATCATGGATAAAAGTTATGATGCAATCTCAAAAAAATCATCACCGCATCATTCAATGGGCAATGATTTTCTTAAGGACAGTATTAACCGTCAGCAAACCTATGTATTGGGTTTTGATTCAAGGAGCGGAACGGCGGGAAGAGTAACAATTAAAAAAACATACAAAGTCAGGAAGCCGGAGAAAAACTCTATTGAAAAATGGTTTGGAAAAGATGCTTATTCTTTTATTGATTTTAAAAAGTACAATCAATCAGTAAAAGAACCGGAGTTCTTTTATATGAAAGGAAAATACCACCGGCAAAATGCGTTGGCGCAATGGACACGATGTTTTGATGGTATTTTCTTTATTAAAGAGATGTACCCCTGCAAGCGTTTTTATTAA
- a CDS encoding HAD family phosphatase: MSKFIDTVIFDLGGVLIDWNPSYVFDENYFESPEKRNFFFEHVCTSDWNENQDAGYPIAQATADKLAEFPEWEKPIRDFYGRWIEMLGEPIQETVEIFRELKQRPDLKTYALTNWSAETFPIALEQFDFLHWFDGRLVSGEEKTRKPFPDFYQKLVDKFGITPAQAIFIDDNLRNVKAGEALGLQGIHFKNPLQLKEELKKYNFK, from the coding sequence ATGAGCAAATTTATTGACACAGTTATTTTTGACCTGGGTGGCGTATTGATTGACTGGAACCCATCCTATGTTTTTGATGAAAATTATTTTGAGTCACCTGAAAAAAGAAATTTCTTTTTTGAGCATGTCTGTACGAGTGACTGGAATGAGAACCAGGATGCCGGCTATCCAATTGCGCAGGCTACTGCTGATAAACTTGCCGAATTTCCTGAATGGGAAAAACCGATCCGTGATTTTTATGGTCGTTGGATAGAAATGCTGGGTGAACCGATCCAGGAAACGGTTGAAATTTTCAGGGAACTAAAACAACGACCCGATTTGAAAACCTATGCACTTACTAACTGGAGTGCAGAAACATTTCCTATTGCATTGGAGCAGTTTGATTTTTTACATTGGTTTGACGGCCGCTTGGTAAGCGGGGAAGAGAAAACAAGAAAACCATTTCCTGATTTTTATCAAAAGCTGGTTGATAAATTTGGGATTACCCCCGCACAAGCTATTTTTATTGACGATAACCTTCGGAATGTAAAAGCAGGAGAAGCATTAGGATTACAAGGAATACATTTTAAAAACCCGTTGCAACTGAAGGAGGAATTGAAAAAATATAATTTTAAATAA
- a CDS encoding MFS transporter, which yields MIKNTFSFFKNKPSFAVGFLFATSSMLFGIWLVAIPSIKERLHFTDGSLGLSLLLGPLGALTGVFLSTKIFSKVSAGKWMAWGYIFYALLMILQVNAVNRVMLWVCLYLFGITGFLNGVSTNTTVTILEKKYNRRLMSTCHGMYSLGGGISTGLTALFFWSGIPSGWQIVIVAVFVTAVILSSQKYLLAHTIILHTSSGLKLPSVTILGISFICMVVFMAEGCVADWSAIYLKESLHGAEKFTGLGYTGFAIAMTIGRLNGDSIISRYGSKKVVITGALVAAAGFCIVVFASSVIPAIAGYVLIGFGCCCIVPVLFSASANIPGVSSVEGFAMVTTGGLIGFLAGPSLMGFISEKINLSTGFALLILLMIVAAFVAWKNKFLQKTTLAKREQPYDEQIY from the coding sequence ATGATTAAAAACACATTCTCTTTTTTTAAAAACAAACCTTCTTTTGCTGTTGGTTTTTTATTTGCTACCAGCAGCATGCTTTTTGGAATATGGCTCGTAGCTATTCCTTCTATTAAAGAAAGATTGCATTTTACAGATGGGAGTTTAGGTTTGTCTTTATTACTCGGGCCTTTAGGAGCATTGACAGGAGTATTTCTTAGTACAAAAATATTTAGCAAAGTTTCTGCCGGCAAATGGATGGCATGGGGTTATATATTTTATGCGCTGTTAATGATACTCCAGGTAAATGCAGTAAACAGGGTGATGTTGTGGGTCTGTTTATACTTATTTGGTATTACCGGGTTTTTAAATGGCGTATCCACCAACACAACTGTAACTATCCTGGAAAAAAAATATAACCGGCGATTGATGAGTACCTGTCATGGAATGTACAGCCTGGGTGGTGGTATCAGTACCGGGCTTACGGCACTTTTTTTCTGGAGCGGCATACCATCGGGTTGGCAGATCGTTATTGTTGCTGTATTTGTGACCGCAGTGATTCTTTCCAGTCAGAAATATTTATTGGCTCATACAATTATTCTTCATACAAGTTCGGGATTAAAACTTCCATCTGTAACAATTTTGGGTATTTCATTTATTTGCATGGTGGTTTTTATGGCAGAAGGATGTGTAGCCGACTGGAGTGCTATCTATTTAAAGGAATCATTGCACGGCGCAGAAAAATTTACCGGGTTGGGTTATACAGGCTTTGCTATTGCAATGACGATTGGCAGATTGAATGGTGACAGTATTATTTCAAGATACGGAAGTAAGAAAGTAGTAATAACAGGGGCATTAGTTGCGGCCGCTGGATTTTGTATAGTTGTGTTTGCATCTTCTGTAATTCCTGCTATTGCTGGCTATGTGCTGATAGGCTTTGGCTGTTGTTGTATTGTTCCTGTACTGTTCAGTGCATCTGCAAATATTCCTGGTGTAAGTTCAGTAGAAGGATTTGCAATGGTAACCACCGGTGGATTGATCGGGTTCCTTGCAGGCCCTTCACTAATGGGATTTATCTCCGAAAAAATAAACCTGTCAACAGGGTTCGCATTATTAATTTTACTGATGATCGTTGCTGCATTTGTAGCATGGAAAAATAAATTTTTACAAAAGACTACTTTAGCTAAAAGAGAACAACCTTACGATGAGCAAATTTATTGA
- a CDS encoding TIGR00730 family Rossman fold protein, protein MPDPEKIIPAKSHVYLDGPKSRSFEFGFAVRVFWQLLKGFRSLHFVGPCITVFGSARFKEGHPYYEIAREFGKRIAASGFTVMTGGGPGIMEAANRGAFESGGPSVGCNIQLPFEQKPNPYMTKWITFEHFFVRKVLLSKYSYAFIIMPGGFGTMDELFETLTLIQTKTITQFPVVLFGKEYYTELWDYLQHMARKEAISKEDLSLVLLTDDIDEAMQHIFSYVKLNYKVMPRKRMWWLLEKR, encoded by the coding sequence ATGCCCGATCCCGAAAAAATTATTCCAGCCAAATCACATGTATATCTTGACGGTCCAAAAAGCCGGAGTTTTGAATTTGGCTTTGCTGTTCGGGTATTCTGGCAGCTTTTAAAAGGATTCCGGTCACTGCATTTTGTCGGGCCTTGTATTACAGTATTTGGTTCAGCAAGATTTAAAGAAGGCCATCCTTATTATGAAATAGCAAGGGAGTTTGGTAAACGAATTGCCGCATCCGGCTTTACAGTAATGACTGGCGGCGGACCGGGTATTATGGAAGCCGCTAACCGCGGTGCATTTGAAAGCGGGGGTCCATCAGTTGGTTGCAATATCCAGCTTCCATTTGAGCAAAAGCCAAATCCTTATATGACGAAATGGATAACCTTTGAACATTTCTTTGTAAGGAAGGTGCTGCTTTCAAAATATTCTTATGCATTTATCATTATGCCGGGTGGCTTCGGCACCATGGATGAATTATTTGAGACATTGACATTGATCCAAACCAAAACAATCACTCAGTTTCCGGTTGTATTGTTTGGAAAAGAATATTATACTGAACTGTGGGATTACCTGCAGCATATGGCCAGGAAAGAAGCTATCAGTAAAGAAGACCTCTCACTTGTTTTATTAACAGATGATATTGACGAAGCAATGCAGCATATTTTTTCATACGTCAAACTCAATTATAAGGTGATGCCAAGAAAAAGAATGTGGTGGTTATTAGAAAAAAGATAA
- the xth gene encoding exodeoxyribonuclease III: protein MRIISYNVNGIRAAIKKGFIDWLKTNPADVICVQETKASQGDVDIKQIEALGYHHYWYSAQKKGYSGVAVFSKIKPDKVEYGNGNQVSDDEGRVIQLLFKDILVINAYFPSGTSGDIRQTFKYQWLDEFHIWINKLKKKQPKLILCGDYNIAHKEIDIHDPKGNKKSSGFLPEEREWLTNFLGGGWIDTFREFHPEPHRYSWWSQRFPTVRLNNKGWRIDYINVTEPLKKQLKDAEIFPDVKHSDHCPVYLEIKN, encoded by the coding sequence ATGCGTATCATATCTTACAATGTAAACGGCATCAGGGCCGCTATTAAAAAAGGTTTTATTGATTGGCTAAAAACAAACCCGGCTGATGTCATTTGCGTACAGGAAACAAAAGCATCGCAGGGCGATGTGGATATAAAACAAATTGAAGCATTAGGTTATCATCACTATTGGTATAGTGCCCAAAAAAAAGGTTACAGTGGCGTAGCTGTGTTTAGCAAAATAAAACCTGATAAAGTGGAATATGGTAATGGCAATCAAGTCAGTGATGATGAAGGCCGTGTGATACAACTTTTATTTAAAGATATTTTAGTGATAAACGCCTATTTTCCAAGTGGCACCAGTGGCGATATAAGACAGACTTTCAAATATCAGTGGTTAGATGAATTTCATATATGGATAAACAAATTGAAAAAGAAGCAACCGAAACTGATCTTATGTGGTGATTATAATATTGCACATAAGGAAATAGATATACATGATCCGAAAGGGAATAAAAAAAGCAGTGGGTTCCTGCCGGAAGAAAGAGAATGGTTAACAAATTTTTTAGGTGGCGGCTGGATCGATACATTCCGTGAATTTCATCCGGAGCCTCACCGCTACAGCTGGTGGAGTCAACGTTTTCCTACTGTACGTTTAAATAACAAAGGCTGGCGCATTGATTACATAAATGTTACAGAGCCTCTGAAAAAACAATTAAAGGATGCTGAAATTTTTCCTGATGTAAAACATTCTGATCATTGTCCTGTATATCTTGAAATCAAAAATTAA
- a CDS encoding DUF4286 family protein, translating into MIIYNITIKAENAIAAAWLQWMKEEHVPDVVNTGCFSNATILRLIEVDDTDGPTYAIQYKAESKADYNRYIQLHAEAMRKKVSDKWGDQVVAFRSVLEVVH; encoded by the coding sequence ATGATAATCTATAACATAACCATAAAAGCAGAAAACGCCATAGCAGCAGCATGGCTGCAATGGATGAAAGAAGAACATGTTCCTGATGTGGTCAATACCGGTTGTTTCAGCAATGCAACTATTCTCCGTTTAATAGAAGTAGATGATACCGATGGCCCCACTTATGCTATACAATATAAAGCTGAATCAAAGGCTGATTATAATCGCTACATACAACTGCATGCAGAAGCAATGAGAAAAAAAGTGTCAGATAAGTGGGGCGATCAAGTTGTAGCATTCCGCTCAGTTTTAGAAGTTGTGCATTGA
- a CDS encoding HU family DNA-binding protein produces MNKADLIEKISGDAGVTKTQANAALDSFVEAVTKSLKGGGKVTLVGFGTFSVSKRKARKGRNPQTGAEITIKARKVARFKAGKELASKL; encoded by the coding sequence ATGAACAAAGCAGATTTGATCGAAAAAATTTCTGGCGATGCCGGTGTAACAAAGACACAGGCTAATGCTGCATTAGATTCTTTTGTTGAGGCTGTAACAAAATCATTGAAAGGCGGCGGGAAAGTCACACTTGTTGGATTTGGTACTTTCTCCGTTTCCAAAAGAAAAGCCCGTAAAGGACGTAACCCGCAAACAGGAGCAGAAATCACTATCAAAGCAAGAAAAGTTGCCCGCTTCAAAGCAGGTAAGGAACTTGCATCAAAACTCTAA
- a CDS encoding 30S ribosomal protein THX — MGRGDKKTAKGKRFKGSFGKSRPVTKSAAKKAAAKKTK; from the coding sequence ATGGGAAGAGGAGATAAAAAAACAGCTAAAGGAAAACGTTTCAAAGGTTCTTTCGGTAAAAGCAGACCAGTTACAAAAAGTGCAGCTAAAAAAGCTGCTGCCAAAAAAACTAAGTAA